The Pan troglodytes isolate AG18354 chromosome 1, NHGRI_mPanTro3-v2.0_pri, whole genome shotgun sequence genome includes a region encoding these proteins:
- the TMEM61 gene encoding transmembrane protein 61 isoform X2, which produces MCDGSHLASTLRYCMTVSGTVVLVAGTLCFAWWSEGDATAQPGQLAPPTAYPVPEGRSPLLRSVSFVCCGAGGLLLLIGLLWSVKASIPGPPRWDPYHLSRDLYYLTVESSEKESCRTPKVVDIPTYEEAVSFPVAEGPPTPPAYPTEEALEPSGSRDALLSTQPAWPPPSYESISLALDAVSAETTPSATRSCSGLVQTARGGS; this is translated from the exons ATGTGTGACGGGAGCCACTTGGCATCCACCCTCCGCTATTGCATGACAGTCAGCGGCACAGTGGTTCTGGTGGCCGGGACGCTCTGCTTCGCTTGGTGGAGCGAAGGGGATGCAACCGCCCAGCCTGGCCAGCTGGCCCCACCCACGGCGTATCCGGTGCCTGAGGGCCGCAGCCCCCTGCTCAGGTCCGTCAGCTTCGTCTGCTGCGGTGCAGGTGGCCTGCTGCTGCTCATTGGCCTGCTGTGGTCCGTCAAGGCCAGCATCCCGGGGCCACCTCGATGGGACCCCTATCACCTCTCCAGAGACCTGTACTACCTCACTGTGGAGTCCTCAGAGAAGGAGAGCTGCAG GACCCCCAAAGTGGTTGACATCCCCACTTACGAGGAAGCCGTGAGCTTCCCAGTGGCCGAGGGGCCCCCAACACCACCTGCATACCCTACGGAGGAAGCCCTGGAGCCAAGTGGATCGAGGGATGCCCTGCTCAGCACCCAGCCTGCCTGGCCTCCACCCAGCTATGAGAGCATCAGCCTTGCTCTTGATGCCGTTTCTGCAGAGACGACACCGAGTGCCACACGCTCCTGCTCAGGCCTGGTTCAGACTGCACGGGGAGGAAGTTAA
- the TMEM61 gene encoding transmembrane protein 61 isoform X1, with product MALPQMCDGSHLASTLRYCMTVSGTVVLVAGTLCFAWWSEGDATAQPGQLAPPTAYPVPEGRSPLLRSVSFVCCGAGGLLLLIGLLWSVKASIPGPPRWDPYHLSRDLYYLTVESSEKESCRTPKVVDIPTYEEAVSFPVAEGPPTPPAYPTEEALEPSGSRDALLSTQPAWPPPSYESISLALDAVSAETTPSATRSCSGLVQTARGGS from the exons ATGTGTGACGGGAGCCACTTGGCATCCACCCTCCGCTATTGCATGACAGTCAGCGGCACAGTGGTTCTGGTGGCCGGGACGCTCTGCTTCGCTTGGTGGAGCGAAGGGGATGCAACCGCCCAGCCTGGCCAGCTGGCCCCACCCACGGCGTATCCGGTGCCTGAGGGCCGCAGCCCCCTGCTCAGGTCCGTCAGCTTCGTCTGCTGCGGTGCAGGTGGCCTGCTGCTGCTCATTGGCCTGCTGTGGTCCGTCAAGGCCAGCATCCCGGGGCCACCTCGATGGGACCCCTATCACCTCTCCAGAGACCTGTACTACCTCACTGTGGAGTCCTCAGAGAAGGAGAGCTGCAG GACCCCCAAAGTGGTTGACATCCCCACTTACGAGGAAGCCGTGAGCTTCCCAGTGGCCGAGGGGCCCCCAACACCACCTGCATACCCTACGGAGGAAGCCCTGGAGCCAAGTGGATCGAGGGATGCCCTGCTCAGCACCCAGCCTGCCTGGCCTCCACCCAGCTATGAGAGCATCAGCCTTGCTCTTGATGCCGTTTCTGCAGAGACGACACCGAGTGCCACACGCTCCTGCTCAGGCCTGGTTCAGACTGCACGGGGAGGAAGTTAA